The following are from one region of the Paraglaciecola sp. L1A13 genome:
- a CDS encoding phage baseplate assembly protein V has translation MSELIDTLRAIVRDEMARNRCAELGIVVQVHANGGDGNNHQVDVRLRSSGVELKRAPVTVQRYGISALPRVGDLVLVVFLRGELNAPMVIGCVYDAGVQPPEADEGEMVYVVPDEGREKHLHMELPSGTTLTFGDEKVTLVSGETQVEIENDGSVKIHSAKNVELSASGDISLQADGAIKIEAATNIEMKAKGVNIEASTEANVKASALNFAGVAQFSPS, from the coding sequence TTGAGCGAATTAATTGACACATTAAGAGCCATTGTTCGTGATGAAATGGCGCGCAACCGCTGTGCAGAATTGGGCATAGTAGTGCAAGTCCATGCGAATGGTGGCGATGGCAACAACCATCAGGTAGATGTGCGTTTACGCAGTTCAGGTGTGGAATTAAAACGCGCCCCGGTAACCGTGCAACGCTATGGCATATCAGCGTTGCCTAGGGTGGGTGACTTGGTGTTGGTGGTGTTTTTGCGGGGGGAGTTAAACGCGCCTATGGTTATTGGCTGCGTGTACGATGCAGGCGTGCAGCCTCCAGAAGCTGATGAAGGAGAAATGGTATATGTGGTGCCAGATGAAGGACGGGAGAAGCATTTACATATGGAATTGCCGTCTGGAACCACACTGACCTTTGGTGACGAAAAGGTCACGTTAGTCTCCGGCGAGACACAAGTCGAGATTGAAAACGATGGTTCGGTGAAAATTCACTCAGCCAAGAATGTGGAGTTAAGTGCGTCAGGTGACATCAGTTTGCAGGCTGACGGAGCGATAAAAATTGAGGCCGCGACCAATATTGAAATGAAAGCTAAGGGCGTAAATATCGAAGCCAGTACTGAGGCAAATGTTAAGGCCTCAGCCCTTAATTTTGCTGGGGTTGCCCAGTTCAGTCCGAGTTAA
- a CDS encoding phage tail sheath subtilisin-like domain-containing protein, giving the protein MSESIGEMILPGTYIDVRAEGLIGVGGINTGNIGIVGTADRGPVNVVQILGSYTEALDVFGQYDAWQPSGDPLSLTRALEQVFKGGGSTVYAVRIANGTPVSRVFAVRDATDAVLFTLTATSGGTWATDIEVTLTNNTLEMTYQGNKEAFEGATALALFDAVASGSRLFIAAGLAEADEGTTATSVIQTIAGSNNGANATVTELASGLTDLATQPINIIVAAGFGTQEAAGTMIAHLEATENDGLERIAIMGVTQDDVADIINNDVGSVSNKRVVLVGPGIKANDARSRTQVDLPGAYSAALVAGRLSTLAPHISLTNKDVAADGLTREYTRAEQKQLLQNRVMVLQKLFGYRALKGISTDMGAFKQISVRRIVDFAKAGVRKGSNPYIGKLNNVRVRGALKATLDGFLASMVLDEMLTEYQLDVSATRAQEINGIALVTMTLKPTFSIDFVKVIMNLE; this is encoded by the coding sequence ATGAGCGAAAGTATCGGTGAAATGATATTGCCCGGCACCTATATTGATGTTCGTGCTGAAGGCTTAATCGGAGTTGGTGGTATTAATACTGGCAACATTGGCATTGTTGGAACCGCAGATAGAGGGCCTGTTAACGTGGTTCAAATATTGGGTTCATACACAGAAGCGTTAGACGTTTTTGGTCAATATGATGCATGGCAACCGTCAGGGGACCCACTGAGTTTAACGCGTGCATTAGAGCAGGTATTTAAAGGCGGCGGCTCAACGGTATATGCCGTTAGAATTGCGAATGGTACACCAGTGTCTCGCGTATTTGCTGTTCGTGATGCTACCGACGCTGTTTTGTTTACATTAACCGCTACGTCTGGCGGCACATGGGCAACTGACATTGAAGTCACTTTGACCAACAACACGTTAGAAATGACATATCAAGGCAACAAAGAAGCATTTGAAGGAGCTACCGCTTTAGCGTTATTCGATGCTGTTGCCAGCGGTTCACGGCTTTTTATAGCTGCTGGTCTAGCCGAAGCTGACGAAGGAACAACGGCTACGAGCGTGATACAAACCATTGCGGGTTCTAATAATGGCGCCAATGCAACAGTGACTGAACTTGCCTCAGGCTTAACTGACTTGGCAACGCAACCAATCAATATAATTGTTGCTGCCGGATTCGGAACGCAAGAAGCAGCTGGGACGATGATCGCGCACTTAGAAGCCACAGAAAATGATGGGCTTGAGCGAATTGCGATAATGGGCGTCACCCAAGATGATGTAGCTGACATCATTAACAACGACGTAGGATCTGTTAGTAATAAACGCGTTGTTTTAGTGGGTCCAGGTATTAAAGCTAACGACGCGCGTAGCAGGACACAAGTTGATTTACCCGGCGCTTATTCTGCGGCATTAGTGGCTGGTAGGTTGTCTACATTGGCACCGCATATCAGCCTGACTAATAAAGACGTAGCAGCCGATGGACTCACCAGAGAATATACCCGAGCAGAACAAAAACAATTGCTACAAAACCGAGTCATGGTTTTGCAAAAACTGTTTGGTTATCGCGCTTTAAAAGGTATTTCTACGGATATGGGCGCATTTAAACAAATCTCAGTGCGACGCATTGTTGATTTTGCCAAGGCCGGTGTGCGCAAAGGTTCCAATCCTTACATTGGAAAGCTAAATAATGTTCGGGTAAGAGGCGCGTTAAAAGCTACTTTGGATGGTTTCCTAGCCAGCATGGTGCTCGATGAAATGTTGACGGAATATCAACTCGATGTCAGTGCCACAAGAGCACAGGAAATTAACGGTATTGCTTTAGTCACTATGACACTCAAACCGACTTTTTCAATTGATTTTGTCAAGGTCATCATGAACCTCGAATAA
- a CDS encoding zinc dependent phospholipase C family protein has protein sequence MPAVLTHKTIMLLAKERVKDIYTVLKTKVEGDGPGPVSTLDRQLLAIAKETLTIFTSEPRPRTEMKGLLFAGPVGEDHESYPISQYAVLGSMGPDITAFSSVLTPGNAWVFDTIHKGTPSSDREIVNAQTCDFIMQFWDQVKNGINSTITDPTERTASLQKMRAYVLGHLCHIAADVVSHPYINAYEWSGAPKPDGNQHAIVEGEIDALVARDLLQRERTLSGNDWDKWWPSENLPEPFFGAYAGALERTYTAGSNPRKGLHQFDQHLQSLGSHVAMNASFVKDGYNTLRHGVIAKGYGYGYWSVWGWLSLFFVPALALPLITAVLPHGKHIYLSDNSKHTERAWMEFVSTPLMFGTPFSIGFGALLGSVTTHGVEGRYWLGMSGSIISAVAGITMLSTLGVDDLPAGLSWPVFFVLPLIFTGLQSIIGIAEYFKDQMANMALGAIHSGPLVMLILFLLFVYIIPLLADSNENATTAFEEPRFWFGFVLWVLIMIVAWFVIPLFIKNPKIPDKPAGGLAIPRFVRLFDDTTLHHDQQLADDNIPATGFPSGSRELVKLWWTGAGDLYIRSDRYQLVFSSHEDGRNPQTISAPITPITLQDYLDFLKNNVVEPGTGTTGKLEGVIVHPEDPDYLMPAGALFADHGDTEKSAAEHDVQAQVFKQIGTTEVDTDYILFHSRKSAQSMRFSKQGPVPLERNLGSAPFIETGEGEHGWDYVHNSDTALYTDTLMSIAGDFGAILSMSAVTHMVADLKDSKDNNVNKVYQVFKNWNLDRRRLNEWRTIVSGDAINEKGPSHSGYSSEMLGEGLRPDNHASWQEALLNGGSDQAAFDQGELTARQLGWTTVLREWMEVSRVTTQDTLATTSLKPGNPSNKALSRAMAYIFELTDPEESA, from the coding sequence ATGCCAGCCGTATTAACACATAAAACAATCATGTTATTGGCCAAAGAGCGGGTCAAAGATATCTACACCGTACTAAAAACCAAGGTTGAAGGAGACGGCCCAGGTCCTGTGTCCACTTTGGATAGACAGTTGTTGGCCATAGCAAAAGAGACACTAACCATTTTTACCAGTGAACCTCGTCCTCGCACTGAAATGAAAGGGCTACTATTTGCTGGACCCGTAGGCGAAGATCATGAGAGCTATCCCATATCTCAATATGCTGTGCTTGGTTCAATGGGGCCTGATATCACAGCCTTTTCAAGCGTTTTAACGCCTGGTAATGCGTGGGTTTTTGATACGATCCACAAAGGTACTCCATCCTCAGACAGAGAAATAGTCAATGCACAAACCTGCGATTTCATAATGCAATTTTGGGATCAGGTTAAAAATGGAATTAATTCCACAATCACTGATCCGACTGAACGAACAGCAAGCCTTCAAAAAATGCGAGCTTATGTGCTTGGTCACCTTTGTCATATCGCCGCTGATGTTGTTTCTCATCCTTATATCAATGCTTACGAGTGGAGTGGAGCGCCTAAGCCAGATGGTAATCAACATGCAATTGTTGAGGGGGAGATTGATGCTTTAGTGGCAAGAGATTTATTACAACGAGAACGCACCTTAAGTGGCAACGACTGGGATAAATGGTGGCCTTCAGAAAACCTACCTGAACCCTTCTTCGGTGCTTATGCTGGGGCATTAGAGCGCACCTATACAGCGGGAAGTAATCCTAGAAAAGGATTACATCAATTTGATCAGCATCTGCAATCGTTAGGGTCACATGTGGCCATGAATGCCAGTTTTGTTAAAGATGGCTATAACACGTTGCGCCATGGTGTAATTGCTAAGGGTTATGGTTACGGTTATTGGAGCGTATGGGGCTGGCTTTCGCTGTTTTTTGTGCCAGCATTGGCATTGCCTTTGATTACAGCAGTATTGCCTCACGGCAAACACATCTACCTCTCCGACAACAGCAAGCACACCGAACGTGCATGGATGGAATTCGTCTCAACGCCATTGATGTTCGGTACACCTTTTTCAATTGGCTTTGGTGCGTTACTTGGAAGTGTCACTACCCACGGAGTAGAAGGCCGATATTGGTTAGGTATGAGTGGTTCTATCATTTCGGCTGTCGCTGGTATAACGATGCTGTCTACGTTGGGTGTTGATGATTTGCCTGCCGGTTTATCATGGCCTGTTTTTTTCGTACTACCTCTGATATTTACCGGGTTGCAAAGCATTATCGGTATTGCGGAGTATTTCAAAGATCAAATGGCAAATATGGCGCTTGGTGCTATTCACAGCGGGCCGCTGGTGATGCTCATTTTATTTTTGCTATTTGTTTATATTATTCCGCTATTGGCGGATTCGAATGAAAATGCCACAACTGCATTTGAAGAACCTAGGTTCTGGTTTGGATTTGTATTGTGGGTTTTGATTATGATCGTTGCTTGGTTTGTCATTCCTCTTTTTATTAAAAACCCCAAAATTCCGGACAAGCCTGCTGGAGGGCTAGCCATACCAAGATTTGTCAGATTGTTTGATGACACAACCCTGCATCACGACCAACAACTTGCTGATGATAATATTCCTGCAACAGGGTTTCCAAGCGGATCTCGGGAGTTAGTAAAGCTATGGTGGACTGGCGCAGGTGATTTATATATCCGAAGCGATCGCTATCAACTTGTTTTTTCCTCGCACGAAGACGGCCGCAACCCACAAACGATCAGTGCTCCGATCACACCCATAACGTTACAAGACTACCTAGATTTTCTCAAAAATAACGTTGTGGAACCGGGTACTGGTACTACTGGTAAATTGGAAGGCGTTATCGTACATCCTGAGGATCCTGACTATTTAATGCCTGCTGGCGCGTTATTCGCCGATCATGGTGACACTGAAAAATCTGCAGCGGAACATGACGTGCAAGCTCAAGTTTTTAAGCAAATAGGCACAACAGAAGTTGATACTGACTACATTTTATTTCATAGCAGAAAGTCGGCTCAATCAATGAGATTTAGTAAACAGGGTCCTGTGCCGCTTGAGCGAAACTTAGGGAGTGCACCGTTTATTGAAACAGGTGAAGGGGAGCACGGATGGGACTACGTTCATAACTCCGATACCGCACTATATACCGATACGCTAATGAGTATTGCAGGGGATTTTGGCGCCATTCTGAGCATGAGTGCAGTCACTCATATGGTTGCTGATTTAAAAGACAGTAAAGATAATAACGTCAATAAAGTCTACCAAGTATTCAAAAACTGGAACCTCGATCGTCGCAGGTTAAATGAATGGCGCACGATTGTGTCCGGAGACGCAATTAACGAAAAAGGACCGAGTCACTCAGGCTACAGTAGTGAAATGTTGGGTGAAGGACTGCGTCCAGATAATCACGCAAGTTGGCAAGAAGCGCTGTTAAACGGCGGCTCAGATCAAGCCGCGTTTGACCAAGGAGAATTAACAGCTAGGCAGTTGGGTTGGACAACAGTACTGCGTGAATGGATGGAAGTAAGCCGCGTTACCACACAAGATACGTTGGCAACCACTAGTTTAAAACCAGGTAACCCCAGTAATAAAGCGCTCAGCAGAGCTATGGCTTATATTTTTGAGTTAACTGATCCAGAGGAGTCTGCATAA
- a CDS encoding response regulator transcription factor: MDIELSLIIESRIYREVISSHLNSSKGIKVANTYSSSKQAIRTIDQCFTDIAIIDGSINDVLLLITTIKEVQPLTKIVLITSCFGMTLSGEYIALGVEGIITNSDGVDDLKNCIATVHSGHLCYPKEIANLFRSNISSVREIGTQIYDGRPVLTRRQSIVMQLIAIGLSNKEIARRLNIEVSTVKNHVHQILERMHVKSRSEAVARYSVNGHPSH; encoded by the coding sequence ATGGATATCGAATTAAGTCTTATCATCGAAAGTAGAATTTACCGCGAAGTTATCTCCAGTCACCTTAATTCCAGCAAGGGAATTAAAGTTGCGAATACCTACAGCTCTAGCAAGCAAGCCATTAGAACGATTGATCAATGTTTCACTGATATTGCAATAATAGATGGCAGCATTAATGACGTGCTGCTGCTAATCACCACTATCAAAGAAGTCCAGCCTTTAACGAAAATCGTGTTAATTACTTCTTGCTTTGGAATGACATTATCGGGTGAATATATTGCTTTAGGGGTAGAAGGTATCATAACGAACAGCGATGGAGTGGACGACTTAAAAAATTGTATTGCAACGGTCCACTCTGGGCATTTGTGTTACCCCAAAGAAATAGCTAATTTGTTCCGAAGTAATATTTCGAGCGTCCGGGAGATTGGGACTCAAATTTATGACGGTCGCCCAGTGTTAACACGCAGACAATCAATTGTCATGCAGCTGATTGCGATAGGACTTTCTAACAAAGAGATTGCTCGAAGGTTGAATATTGAGGTATCTACCGTAAAAAATCATGTACATCAAATTCTTGAGCGCATGCACGTTAAAAGTCGTTCTGAAGCGGTTGCACGCTATAGTGTCAACGGTCACCCATCACACTAA
- a CDS encoding TonB-dependent receptor domain-containing protein → MNIYVPKKQSLIALSVLSAMSLPAMAQETPADATKKQEDVESIIVTGRSVSYANSAATEEMKKQQTPMTSILSLVDNLPGVLVTEGDPFGSDEWSTTISIRGFQLNLESQQIGMTVDGISNGNSNYGGGTKASRYIDTENLRGIEVSQGTADISSRSNEALGGTMDFTTILPALDEKLTVSTTLAEHNARKFYVRYDTGEIAQDTFAWMSLSSQQNDDYMDGSITNKRDHAEGKIISTIGEVDLTAYVSYDDAEEYTYQRIYGLAQYEQNSQWDGLTEDWSGVPYQDQVFREGWVTERENFFTYLKADFAVGSVDFSTNVYYHENEGAGKWIPYYIADVTDDGVGNPNSELDSSSTAFGGASQGLIYFVNRAGDALSPIDGCASSIGFPYGGGGAEIDPGCYEQGAIPVSSNRHTHYNKKRYGINGDFVWHTSISDMDNVVRGGFWYEDYQRDEYRDWHKTIDAATSARYDETPYWVQYDREFPVETLMYYVEDELDAGFAKFRLGAKQFNVDVSKDDQFVPENDLDISSDSDVLISAGFVAPLPLEGLELFGGYAENFAAVKDAVLERDDTDISQVEPETADNIDFGLRYSTPGFNANITYYNIKFENRITFVSNESVNGIDFLEAAAGGYVNEGGIESDGIEASLDYNITDTFGVYVSYTKNDSTYTDAAFSGKTVIGSPEDMAVISFDYANNDFYAGFSTKYVGERFLDQLNTQETDSYVVSDLYVGKTAYDIGGSIESVELSFTVNNVFDEEYLGSIAPNAGWIGAPRIASFNVRFVM, encoded by the coding sequence ATGAATATTTATGTGCCTAAGAAGCAAAGCCTAATTGCACTGTCTGTGCTTTCAGCCATGTCGTTGCCAGCCATGGCGCAAGAGACGCCAGCAGATGCGACTAAAAAGCAAGAAGACGTTGAATCAATTATTGTTACTGGGCGTAGCGTTTCTTACGCAAATAGCGCCGCAACTGAAGAAATGAAAAAACAGCAAACGCCGATGACAAGTATCTTGTCTTTGGTTGATAACCTTCCTGGCGTATTGGTCACCGAAGGCGACCCGTTTGGCTCTGATGAGTGGTCTACAACTATCTCAATTCGTGGATTTCAGTTAAATCTTGAATCTCAGCAAATCGGTATGACGGTTGACGGTATATCAAATGGTAACTCTAACTACGGCGGCGGGACCAAAGCTAGCCGATATATTGATACTGAAAACTTGCGTGGTATTGAAGTATCTCAGGGCACGGCTGATATAAGCTCTCGCTCAAACGAAGCCCTTGGTGGAACAATGGATTTCACCACTATATTACCTGCGCTAGATGAGAAACTAACGGTCAGCACCACCCTTGCTGAACACAATGCTAGAAAATTTTACGTCCGTTATGACACAGGCGAAATAGCACAAGATACGTTCGCGTGGATGTCTTTATCAAGCCAGCAGAATGATGACTACATGGATGGGTCGATTACCAACAAACGTGATCACGCTGAAGGTAAAATAATCAGCACCATTGGTGAAGTCGATCTTACGGCATATGTTAGTTACGACGATGCTGAAGAATATACCTATCAACGTATTTACGGTTTAGCCCAGTATGAGCAAAATTCTCAATGGGATGGTCTGACTGAAGATTGGTCTGGCGTGCCATACCAAGACCAAGTTTTCCGTGAAGGATGGGTAACAGAGCGTGAAAACTTTTTCACTTATCTAAAAGCAGATTTTGCCGTGGGCAGTGTTGATTTCAGTACCAACGTTTATTACCACGAAAATGAAGGTGCGGGCAAGTGGATCCCATATTACATCGCAGATGTGACTGATGACGGGGTAGGTAACCCAAATTCTGAGCTAGATTCATCTTCTACAGCCTTTGGTGGTGCATCTCAGGGCTTAATTTATTTTGTTAATCGCGCAGGCGACGCGCTTTCACCTATCGATGGATGTGCTAGTTCTATTGGCTTCCCTTATGGTGGCGGCGGAGCAGAAATTGACCCAGGTTGCTACGAGCAAGGTGCCATACCAGTAAGCTCCAATCGTCACACCCATTATAATAAAAAGCGTTACGGCATAAATGGTGATTTTGTATGGCATACCAGCATTTCTGATATGGACAACGTGGTACGTGGTGGTTTCTGGTATGAAGATTACCAACGTGACGAGTATCGTGATTGGCATAAAACCATCGATGCAGCAACGAGCGCTCGCTACGATGAGACCCCTTATTGGGTGCAATACGATCGTGAATTCCCAGTAGAAACGTTGATGTATTACGTTGAAGATGAACTGGATGCCGGTTTTGCTAAATTCCGCTTAGGTGCAAAGCAATTTAATGTTGATGTGTCTAAAGATGATCAATTCGTTCCAGAGAACGATTTAGACATTTCATCTGACTCAGACGTGCTGATTTCGGCGGGCTTTGTGGCACCATTACCGCTAGAAGGCTTAGAGCTATTCGGTGGTTATGCTGAAAACTTTGCAGCTGTAAAAGATGCAGTACTGGAGCGTGATGATACAGATATTAGCCAAGTTGAACCTGAAACTGCGGATAATATTGACTTTGGTTTGCGTTATTCAACGCCCGGTTTTAATGCCAATATAACGTACTACAACATTAAGTTTGAAAACCGTATTACTTTTGTTAGCAATGAAAGTGTAAATGGTATCGACTTCTTAGAAGCCGCAGCCGGTGGATACGTTAACGAAGGTGGTATTGAATCGGATGGTATTGAAGCATCACTTGATTACAACATTACTGATACGTTCGGTGTGTATGTTTCATACACCAAAAATGACTCGACTTACACCGACGCAGCGTTCAGTGGGAAAACTGTAATAGGTAGCCCAGAAGATATGGCAGTCATTAGTTTTGACTATGCCAATAATGATTTCTACGCTGGTTTCAGTACTAAATATGTAGGTGAGCGTTTCTTAGACCAATTAAACACTCAAGAAACGGACTCTTACGTAGTAAGTGATTTATACGTCGGTAAAACTGCCTATGACATCGGTGGAAGCATCGAAAGCGTAGAGCTTAGCTTCACTGTAAACAACGTTTTTGACGAAGAGTATCTTGGCTCTATTGCGCCAAATGCTGGTTGGATTGGTGCACCGAGAATTGCATCATTTAATGTTAGATTCGTAATGTAA
- a CDS encoding BCCT family transporter, which translates to MTLWLNAGIIFTLLAIVVILIKWGNVQCIGVTPVRLFTFIAILFTSGLDVGLIMFPLTEFAGYADLKASPEYAFTNPMAIEFGYWGFLIWGFYFVTCFYFCVVEPKVRFFEIPLVKFINNVVIIGTCAFTASLLLANLPWYIPAIGDGESVVPTFYFIVFAAICFAVYSSTDIKYVRLLSISTTWLFIALIAFMWAGAFLGSESQMAAFTHNLELIGSYFGNIEDFVLPLNVYHEFYLFWWFAWSIMIGQFTSRFVGGLRTYQVLGAMLIFPSIPIAVWFSVLYQYHEAGIPTTGLKNFAMAFVGVVFVINSLDSLIRLYTDNLNMTVKRLGKFNYIALNVVTLSLLTLLFKLEFLQIQWVGALVIGLFFSCAIFIAYSKPKTVKNIDSSPKGNEIDFTKIESDK; encoded by the coding sequence ATGACCTTATGGCTTAACGCAGGGATCATTTTTACGCTCTTAGCCATTGTGGTTATTTTGATTAAGTGGGGAAATGTACAGTGTATCGGCGTGACGCCGGTTAGGTTGTTTACCTTTATCGCGATCTTATTCACATCAGGCCTAGATGTTGGTTTGATTATGTTCCCGCTCACTGAGTTCGCCGGTTATGCCGACTTAAAAGCAAGCCCAGAGTATGCATTTACTAATCCAATGGCTATTGAGTTTGGTTATTGGGGGTTTCTGATTTGGGGATTTTATTTTGTTACCTGTTTCTATTTCTGCGTGGTTGAACCCAAAGTTAGATTTTTTGAAATTCCCTTGGTCAAATTTATCAATAATGTGGTGATTATTGGTACCTGCGCATTTACTGCTTCTTTGTTACTGGCGAACTTACCTTGGTATATCCCGGCTATTGGTGATGGGGAATCTGTTGTTCCTACCTTCTATTTCATCGTGTTCGCGGCAATCTGTTTCGCTGTTTACTCCAGTACTGACATTAAATACGTACGGTTGTTGAGTATCTCGACTACTTGGTTATTTATCGCCTTAATTGCCTTTATGTGGGCTGGTGCATTTTTGGGCAGCGAAAGCCAAATGGCCGCATTCACCCATAATTTAGAGCTGATAGGCAGTTACTTCGGCAACATAGAAGACTTTGTGCTGCCGCTGAATGTCTACCATGAGTTTTATTTATTTTGGTGGTTTGCGTGGAGCATCATGATTGGCCAATTTACTTCGCGTTTTGTCGGTGGTTTACGCACTTATCAGGTGTTAGGCGCCATGCTGATATTTCCTTCTATCCCTATCGCTGTTTGGTTTAGCGTACTTTATCAATATCATGAAGCGGGTATTCCTACTACTGGACTAAAGAATTTTGCGATGGCATTTGTGGGTGTTGTATTTGTGATCAATTCTCTCGATTCGCTCATTCGCTTATACACAGATAACTTGAATATGACGGTCAAGCGTTTAGGGAAATTCAATTATATTGCCTTAAACGTGGTCACGCTTTCCCTGTTAACTCTGCTGTTTAAATTAGAGTTTTTACAAATTCAGTGGGTTGGGGCACTGGTAATTGGGCTGTTCTTTAGTTGTGCCATTTTCATTGCCTATAGCAAACCTAAAACGGTGAAAAATATAGACAGCTCGCCTAAGGGCAACGAGATCGATTTCACCAAAATAGAATCAGATAAATAA
- the betA gene encoding choline dehydrogenase produces MAGLNYDYIIVGAGSAGCVLANRLSEDSDKRVLLLETGGSDNNIFIKMPTALSIPMNSDKYAWQFHTESEPYLDNRKMHCPRGKVLGGSSSINGMVYVRGHAKDFDEWQEHGADGWDYQSCLPYFQKAESFYLGKDAYRGDSGPLGVNNGNEMANPLYKAFIEAGQQAGYAATDDYNAGQQEGFGPMHMTVKDGVRSSASREYLDPVKSRNNLTIVTGALAEKVLLDGKQAVGVQYSVNGKTVAAKASKEVVLSAGSIGSPHLLQLSGIGDSEILKIAGIAVKHHLPGVGQNLQDHLEFYFQYKCKQPITLNGKLGLISKGLIGARWLFTRKGLGASNHFESCAFIRSKPGVQWPDIQYHFLPAAMRYDGRSAFAGHGFQVHVGHNKPKSRGAVTIQSADPTVAPKIQFNYLQHQDDIEGFRACVRLTREIIEQSAFDAYRDDEIQPGKHIQTDEEIDAFVRQATESAYHPSCSCKMGEDDMAVVNSSTQVHGITGLRVVDSSIFPTVPNGNLNAPTIMVAEKAADIILGKPALSHSPVSVAIPSDWQTIQRSSKI; encoded by the coding sequence ATGGCGGGACTTAATTACGATTACATCATAGTCGGTGCTGGCTCTGCGGGTTGCGTATTAGCCAATCGACTCTCAGAAGACTCTGATAAACGAGTTCTGCTGCTGGAAACCGGCGGTAGTGATAACAATATATTTATCAAAATGCCCACCGCGTTATCCATTCCCATGAACAGTGATAAATACGCGTGGCAGTTTCACACAGAATCAGAACCTTATTTAGATAATCGCAAAATGCATTGCCCCAGAGGCAAAGTGTTAGGTGGCTCGTCGTCTATTAATGGCATGGTGTACGTTCGCGGTCACGCCAAAGATTTTGACGAGTGGCAAGAGCACGGCGCCGATGGCTGGGATTACCAGTCGTGCTTACCGTACTTTCAAAAGGCAGAGTCATTCTATTTAGGCAAAGATGCGTACCGTGGCGATAGTGGGCCTCTTGGGGTCAATAATGGCAATGAAATGGCCAACCCACTTTATAAAGCCTTTATCGAAGCCGGACAACAAGCAGGCTACGCTGCAACTGATGATTACAACGCTGGGCAGCAAGAAGGTTTTGGCCCGATGCATATGACCGTAAAAGACGGTGTGCGCAGTTCGGCGAGTCGCGAGTACCTTGATCCGGTTAAGTCACGGAATAACTTAACCATAGTGACAGGTGCACTGGCTGAAAAAGTATTGCTCGATGGTAAACAAGCCGTTGGTGTCCAATACAGTGTTAACGGCAAAACGGTAGCAGCTAAAGCAAGTAAAGAAGTAGTGTTAAGTGCTGGCTCGATTGGCTCACCGCATTTATTGCAGCTTTCTGGTATTGGTGATAGTGAAATCTTAAAAATCGCTGGTATTGCAGTGAAACACCATTTACCCGGCGTAGGGCAAAACCTTCAAGATCACTTAGAGTTTTACTTTCAATATAAGTGCAAGCAACCCATTACCTTAAACGGCAAACTTGGTTTGATTTCAAAAGGCTTGATTGGCGCACGTTGGTTATTTACCCGTAAAGGTCTTGGGGCGAGCAATCATTTTGAATCTTGTGCTTTTATTCGCTCAAAACCAGGCGTGCAATGGCCCGATATTCAGTATCATTTCTTACCGGCAGCCATGCGCTACGACGGCAGGAGCGCGTTTGCGGGTCATGGTTTTCAAGTGCATGTAGGCCACAATAAACCGAAAAGCCGAGGTGCGGTGACTATTCAGTCAGCGGATCCTACGGTAGCACCAAAAATTCAATTCAATTACCTGCAACATCAAGATGATATTGAAGGGTTTAGAGCTTGCGTGCGTTTAACCCGCGAAATTATCGAGCAAAGCGCATTCGATGCATATCGAGATGATGAAATTCAGCCAGGTAAGCATATTCAAACGGATGAAGAAATCGATGCTTTCGTGCGTCAAGCTACCGAGAGTGCTTACCATCCTTCGTGTTCATGCAAGATGGGTGAAGACGATATGGCCGTGGTTAATTCAAGTACTCAGGTGCATGGCATTACGGGGCTGCGGGTGGTTGATTCTTCAATTTTCCCCACTGTGCCAAATGGCAATTTAAATGCGCCTACTATTATGGTGGCAGAAAAAGCAGCGGACATCATTTTGGGTAAACCAGCGCTTAGTCATTCACCGGTAAGTGTTGCTATTCCAAGTGATTGGCAAACGATACAGCGTAGTTCGAAGATTTAA